AATAAGTACCGCAATCGATGACTTCGACCTCACTCTTCTTCAAATGTTCAACAATCCTTTCTTTTAATTCAAAGGCTGCATGGTCACTGCCAATGGCTATTTTCATATCGATCACACCCATCATTTAGAATTATAGAATTACTTTATCGCATTTACGGCTTCCATCACTGAAGGATACGACCTTATAACTTTATCAAGCGCCGTCATTGCAAGCAGCTTCTTAACATTTTCATTTGGACCTGCAAAAGCTATTACACCATTTGCTGAAAGAGCACTTTTGTGTAAGCTCACGAATGTTCCCAATCCAAAACTGTCTACTGAATTCACCTTTGCAAAGTCAAAAACGATTTTAGATTTTCCTTTTTTTATGAGATTGTCCACAACCCAATTTCTAAGTGACATGGCATTTTGCATATTAATTTCTCCGTCGAGTGCCACTACCGCAACACCGAACTGCTCTGTAAAAGTGTACATATGATCCCCTCCTCGTATAATAAGTTCGGTAAAAATTAAAATTGGTCTTTGAAAATTGAATGCATATTTTTTAACACCTCTGGTAAAATAGTTTCAGGTTGCCCCTCCTT
This genomic window from Fervidobacterium gondwanense DSM 13020 contains:
- a CDS encoding STAS domain-containing protein → MYTFTEQFGVAVVALDGEINMQNAMSLRNWVVDNLIKKGKSKIVFDFAKVNSVDSFGLGTFVSLHKSALSANGVIAFAGPNENVKKLLAMTALDKVIRSYPSVMEAVNAIK